The Methylomagnum ishizawai genome has a window encoding:
- a CDS encoding efflux RND transporter permease subunit, protein MTRFTHFFIDRPIFASVLSILIVLVGGLSLIGMPIAQYPEIAPPSVQIKATYPGANAEVLAETVATPIEQEVNGVEDMLYMSSQSTNDGVMQLTVTFKQGTNLDKAQVLVQNRVTLAEPRLPEEVRRQGISVRKRSPDLSLVVNLISPNQRYDSVYLSNYALLQVRDALARLPGVGDVFLFGGREYSMRVWLDPEKIAARNLTASDVVNAIREQNIQVAAGVLGQPPVPQGQEFQFTLTTQGRLSDEHQFGEIIVKNGADGQITRLKDVARIELGAKDYASQLRLDGQETVGLAIFQMPGTNAIETKEAVVQTMEALKQRFPEGVDYVLVYDTVVFVQQSIEKVVMTLFEAIALVVLVVLVFLQNWRATIIPLLAVPVSLIGTFGIMAALGLSLNTLSLFGLVLAIGIVVDDAIVVVENVERNIALGLHARDATRKAMEEVVGPIVATALVLVAVFVPTAFITGVTGAFYKQFALTISVSTLISAFNSLTLSPALCALMLDRAHDHSHKQDPLTRLLDFLFGWFFRGFNRVFGAFSAGYAGLVRRLIRFSAVMLVLYAGLNGLNFLAFDQVPTGFIPQADQGYLIVYAQLPDAASFERSDAVVKEASEIITQIPGVAHVNAYAGFSILTFGAQSNAATLFARLAPFEQRALHPEQSADAIMGQIQQRMFGIRDAYVAVFAPPPIRGMSSVGGFKLQLQDRANLGPTELEKAANDIIAKANQQPGMARVFTTFRANVPQMHLDVDRTKAKSMGLPLAEVFDTLQIYLGSLYINDFSRFGRSYQVVAQADAQHRVTPEDIAQLKTRNLAGEMVPLGTLVKTEESSGPDRINHYNLFPAAEINGMTLPSLSSGQAIAVMEDILKADLPAGVGYEWTELSLQQILAGNTAIIVFPLSVIFVFLALAAQYESWSLPFAVILIVPMCLLSSMAGVWLRGMDNNIFTQVGFIVLVGLASKNAILIVEFARKRQDQGLDRKAAAIEAARLRLRPILMTSFAFVMGVFPLMVSTGAGAEARQILGTAVFSGMLGVTFFGLLLTPVFYVTIRAWVERRGSPQPQATAAEGQHP, encoded by the coding sequence ATGACACGATTCACCCATTTCTTCATCGATAGACCGATCTTCGCCTCGGTCCTGTCCATCCTCATCGTGCTGGTCGGCGGGCTGTCGCTGATCGGCATGCCCATCGCCCAATACCCGGAAATCGCCCCGCCCAGCGTGCAGATCAAGGCCACCTATCCGGGCGCCAACGCCGAAGTGCTGGCGGAAACGGTGGCGACGCCCATCGAGCAGGAGGTCAACGGCGTCGAGGACATGCTGTACATGTCCTCGCAGTCCACCAACGACGGCGTGATGCAGCTCACCGTCACCTTCAAGCAGGGCACCAACCTGGACAAGGCCCAAGTCCTGGTCCAGAACCGCGTCACCCTGGCCGAACCGCGCCTACCGGAAGAAGTCCGCCGCCAAGGCATCAGCGTCCGCAAGCGCAGCCCGGACCTGAGCCTGGTGGTGAACCTGATTTCCCCCAACCAGCGCTACGACTCGGTCTACCTCAGCAACTATGCCTTGTTGCAAGTGCGCGACGCCCTGGCCCGTTTGCCCGGCGTGGGCGATGTGTTCCTGTTCGGGGGCCGCGAATACAGCATGCGGGTGTGGCTGGACCCCGAGAAGATCGCCGCCCGCAACCTCACCGCCTCCGACGTGGTGAACGCCATCCGCGAGCAGAACATCCAGGTCGCGGCGGGCGTGCTGGGACAACCGCCGGTACCGCAGGGCCAGGAATTCCAGTTCACCCTCACCACCCAGGGCCGCTTGTCCGACGAGCATCAATTCGGCGAGATCATCGTCAAGAATGGCGCGGACGGCCAAATCACCCGGCTCAAGGACGTGGCCCGCATCGAACTCGGGGCCAAGGACTACGCCTCGCAATTGCGCCTCGACGGCCAGGAAACCGTCGGCCTCGCGATCTTCCAGATGCCCGGCACCAATGCCATCGAGACCAAGGAAGCCGTGGTCCAGACCATGGAAGCCCTGAAACAGCGGTTCCCGGAAGGCGTGGATTATGTGCTGGTCTACGACACCGTGGTGTTCGTGCAGCAATCCATCGAAAAGGTGGTGATGACCCTGTTCGAGGCCATCGCCCTGGTGGTGCTGGTGGTCTTGGTGTTCCTGCAAAACTGGCGGGCGACCATCATCCCCTTGCTGGCGGTGCCGGTGTCCTTGATCGGGACGTTCGGGATCATGGCGGCCCTGGGGCTGTCGCTCAACACGCTGTCGCTGTTCGGGCTGGTGCTGGCCATCGGCATCGTGGTGGACGACGCCATCGTGGTGGTGGAGAACGTCGAGCGCAATATCGCGCTGGGACTCCATGCCCGCGACGCCACCCGCAAAGCCATGGAGGAAGTGGTCGGACCCATCGTCGCCACGGCCTTGGTGCTGGTGGCGGTATTCGTGCCCACGGCCTTCATCACCGGCGTGACCGGGGCGTTCTATAAGCAATTCGCCCTGACCATCTCGGTCTCGACCCTGATTTCGGCCTTCAACTCGCTGACCCTTAGCCCGGCCCTGTGCGCCCTGATGCTGGACCGCGCCCACGACCACAGCCATAAACAAGACCCGCTGACCCGGCTACTGGATTTCCTGTTCGGCTGGTTCTTCCGGGGGTTCAACCGGGTGTTCGGGGCTTTCAGCGCGGGCTATGCCGGATTGGTCCGGCGCCTGATCCGGTTCAGCGCGGTGATGCTGGTCCTCTACGCCGGGCTGAACGGCCTGAATTTCCTGGCCTTCGACCAGGTGCCGACCGGCTTCATCCCCCAGGCGGACCAGGGCTATCTCATCGTCTACGCGCAATTGCCGGACGCCGCCTCGTTCGAGCGTTCCGACGCCGTGGTGAAGGAAGCCAGCGAGATCATCACCCAGATTCCCGGCGTGGCCCATGTCAACGCCTACGCCGGTTTCTCGATCCTGACCTTCGGGGCGCAATCCAACGCCGCGACCCTGTTCGCCCGGCTCGCACCCTTCGAGCAACGCGCCCTCCACCCCGAGCAATCCGCCGATGCCATCATGGGCCAAATCCAACAGCGCATGTTCGGCATCCGCGACGCCTATGTCGCCGTGTTCGCGCCGCCGCCGATCCGGGGCATGAGTTCGGTGGGAGGTTTCAAGCTGCAATTGCAGGACCGCGCCAACCTCGGCCCCACGGAGTTGGAAAAAGCCGCCAACGACATCATCGCCAAGGCCAACCAGCAACCGGGCATGGCCCGGGTGTTCACCACCTTCCGCGCCAATGTGCCGCAGATGCACCTGGATGTGGACCGCACCAAGGCCAAATCCATGGGCCTGCCCCTGGCCGAGGTGTTCGATACTTTGCAGATTTATCTGGGTTCGCTGTATATCAACGATTTCAGCCGGTTCGGGCGCAGCTATCAGGTGGTGGCCCAGGCCGACGCCCAGCACCGCGTGACCCCGGAAGATATCGCCCAGCTCAAAACCCGCAACCTCGCGGGCGAGATGGTCCCGCTCGGCACCTTGGTCAAGACCGAGGAATCCAGCGGTCCCGACCGCATCAACCATTACAACCTGTTCCCGGCGGCGGAAATCAACGGCATGACCCTACCTTCCTTAAGTTCGGGCCAAGCCATCGCCGTGATGGAAGATATCCTGAAAGCCGACCTGCCCGCCGGCGTGGGCTACGAATGGACTGAACTCAGCCTCCAGCAAATCCTGGCCGGCAACACCGCCATCATCGTGTTCCCGCTGAGCGTGATCTTCGTGTTCCTGGCCTTGGCCGCGCAGTACGAAAGCTGGTCGCTGCCGTTCGCGGTGATCTTGATCGTGCCCATGTGTTTGCTGAGCTCGATGGCGGGCGTGTGGCTGCGGGGGATGGACAACAACATCTTCACCCAGGTCGGGTTCATCGTCTTGGTGGGATTGGCCAGCAAGAACGCCATCCTGATCGTGGAGTTCGCCCGCAAGCGCCAGGACCAAGGCTTGGACCGCAAGGCCGCCGCCATCGAGGCGGCGCGGCTCCGGCTCCGGCCCATCCTGATGACCTCGTTCGCCTTCGTGATGGGCGTGTTCCCGCTGATGGTCTCGACCGGGGCGGGGGCCGAGGCACGGCAGATTTTGGGCACGGCGGTATTCAGCGGGATGCTGGGGGTGACCTTCTTCGGGCTGCTGTTGACGCCGGTGTTCTATGTGACGATCCGGGCTTGGGTGGAACGGCGCGGCAGCCCCCAGCCCCAAGCCACGGCAGCGGAGGGACAACATCCATGA
- a CDS encoding efflux RND transporter periplasmic adaptor subunit: MNIGASHSYFATPRWFVALLPLLLLLGCGQPPTPAAAPGPQQMPPVPVKTALPLHKPVAEWDEYTGRIEAAEAVEVKARVHGYLDKVNVKDGDVVRKGDLLFVIDPRPYRAELDRAEGALEQTRTRLDLARNDLGRAERLHQSKAISEEEYDARTKAVRESTAAVRSLEAALQTARLNLEFTEVRSPISGRISRELLTVGNMVKADETPLARIVSIDPVYVYLDADERAVLKYRRLAQASKGTGTGTGIPVELALMDEAGFPHRGVIDYLEPRLDANTGTLRIRGVFHNPDEILSPGFFARVRIPGGTPHDALLLPDRAIGTDQGQKFVWIAKPDGGVEYRKIKPGALFGSLRDIAEGLTPEDPVVIEGIQKLRPGAKIKPETTLLSDSALERHNATAQP; encoded by the coding sequence ATGAATATCGGTGCCTCCCATTCCTATTTCGCAACGCCGCGCTGGTTCGTGGCTTTGCTGCCGCTGCTCCTGCTCTTGGGCTGCGGCCAACCCCCAACACCCGCAGCGGCGCCCGGCCCCCAGCAAATGCCGCCGGTCCCGGTCAAGACCGCCCTACCCCTGCACAAGCCCGTGGCGGAATGGGACGAATACACCGGGCGCATCGAAGCCGCTGAGGCGGTGGAGGTGAAGGCGCGGGTACATGGCTATCTGGACAAGGTCAATGTCAAGGATGGCGATGTGGTGCGCAAGGGCGACCTGTTGTTCGTGATCGACCCCCGGCCCTACCGCGCCGAACTGGACCGGGCCGAGGGCGCTTTGGAACAAACCCGCACCCGCCTCGACCTCGCCCGCAACGACCTGGGCCGCGCCGAACGGCTACACCAGTCGAAGGCGATTTCCGAGGAGGAATACGACGCCAGGACCAAGGCGGTGCGCGAATCCACGGCGGCGGTGCGCTCCTTGGAAGCCGCCTTGCAAACCGCCCGGCTCAACCTGGAATTCACCGAGGTGCGCTCGCCGATCTCGGGCCGGATCAGCCGCGAACTCCTGACCGTGGGCAATATGGTCAAGGCCGACGAGACGCCATTGGCCCGGATCGTGTCCATCGACCCCGTCTATGTCTACCTCGACGCCGACGAACGGGCGGTCTTGAAATACCGCCGCCTGGCCCAGGCCAGCAAAGGCACGGGCACGGGCACGGGCATCCCGGTCGAGTTGGCTTTGATGGACGAGGCCGGCTTCCCCCATCGCGGCGTCATCGATTACCTGGAGCCGCGCCTCGACGCCAACACCGGCACCTTGCGTATCCGCGGCGTGTTCCACAACCCGGACGAAATCCTGAGTCCCGGCTTCTTCGCCAGGGTCAGGATTCCGGGCGGCACGCCCCATGACGCCCTGCTGCTGCCCGACCGCGCCATCGGCACCGACCAGGGCCAGAAGTTCGTCTGGATCGCCAAGCCCGACGGCGGCGTCGAATACCGCAAGATCAAGCCCGGCGCGTTGTTCGGCAGCCTCAGGGACATCGCGGAAGGCTTGACCCCGGAAGACCCGGTCGTGATCGAAGGCATCCAAAAGCTCCGTCCCGGCGCCAAGATCAAACCGGAAACCACCCTCCTGTCGGACTCGGCGCTCGAACGCCATAACGCGACGGCCCAACCATGA